One Persicobacter psychrovividus DNA window includes the following coding sequences:
- a CDS encoding lysophospholipid acyltransferase family protein — protein MIISVNTIQKVLKYIPTSVYYGIANVLYFVGFRLSGYRKAVVRKNIRQAFPEKSEKECLKIEQQFFHHLCDYIVETALLSKMDAQELSRRITFNNADLLNDYYDQGKNVVLTTGHQANWEWMALMPKLLKFKSSAVYRQQSADVSDQIILQNRSKFGFNMIKDKELIAYLKNQPADSLELIYMLCDQRPQPTKRPKVLKFMHQPTAVFQGLDFIARKFDYEVVYAQLEKTSRGHYEVTFRPLDPQEGETPVECFFQKLEDSIRHQPFTYLWSHNRWKNPPVVE, from the coding sequence ATGATCATTTCTGTCAATACGATTCAGAAAGTTTTAAAATATATTCCGACGAGCGTCTATTACGGCATTGCCAATGTGCTCTACTTCGTCGGCTTCAGATTGTCGGGTTACCGCAAAGCGGTGGTTCGAAAAAATATCCGCCAGGCCTTCCCTGAAAAATCAGAAAAAGAGTGCCTGAAGATTGAACAGCAATTCTTCCATCACCTTTGTGACTATATCGTCGAAACAGCCCTGCTTTCCAAAATGGATGCCCAGGAGCTGAGTCGCCGCATTACCTTTAACAATGCAGATTTACTGAACGATTATTACGATCAGGGAAAAAATGTGGTGCTCACAACCGGCCATCAGGCCAACTGGGAATGGATGGCGCTCATGCCCAAACTCCTCAAGTTTAAATCCTCGGCGGTATACCGTCAGCAATCTGCGGATGTTTCCGATCAGATTATCCTGCAAAACCGCAGCAAGTTTGGCTTTAACATGATTAAGGACAAAGAACTGATTGCATACTTGAAAAACCAGCCCGCAGATTCCCTCGAACTGATTTATATGCTGTGCGATCAGCGCCCACAACCCACCAAGCGCCCCAAGGTGCTGAAATTTATGCACCAGCCGACGGCTGTATTTCAGGGGTTGGATTTTATTGCCCGAAAGTTTGATTACGAGGTGGTGTATGCGCAGCTTGAGAAAACCAGCCGTGGCCATTACGAAGTAACCTTCCGCCCACTGGATCCTCAGGAGGGAGAAACACCTGTGGAATGCTTTTTCCAAAAACTTGAAGACAGCATCCGCCATCAGCCATTTACCTATTTATGGTCGCATAACCGATGGAAAAACCCGCCAGTCGTTGAATAA